Below is a genomic region from Meleagris gallopavo isolate NT-WF06-2002-E0010 breed Aviagen turkey brand Nicholas breeding stock chromosome 5, Turkey_5.1, whole genome shotgun sequence.
CAAAATAATGGACACTTTCCATTTCTAGaatctttttctcctctattttttcttctctccactttaattttatttattttattttatttattttattttatttatttattgttgaaAAGAATTACTATGCATTATTAAAATAACAGGAACAATAACATGGAAGGAAACAACTCTTAATACCTGCAGATGCAGAtacttagaattttttttttaatttttttttttaatgtgcaatAGCTCTGCCAAGAAGGTTAACTGCGGAGGAGTATGAACACAGAATttggaatttcattttcaatgcAACCAAAACAGTATCTTTTTCCTAAGTATCACTGTAAAACTATCAATAACTACGAAAGATACAAAGATTTTTCTCCTGTCACAATTTTAATATGCTGAAGTAATTTCTGGCATAGAtttattttgtaacattttAGTATTATGTGGTCACTGATTAGTCCTCATAATTGTGTTTTTTACAGCAGCAAATAATTcaataaaaaagaattcagtAATGAGCAATTAACATGAACATGCATAAATAATGTtctactgatttttatttttattttattttattgctacAAAAAAGTATAGAACAGTTCTGGAGACAGTAGGAACCTTGTTATAAGCTTATGATAAGCTTCAGCAGATTAAGAAGTATCTGTAAGTACAAAAATGTCATTGCTAATAAAAACGTTTAAGAAGAATCAGAAGTAGACTACATGGAGTATGCACAAGTAAATACTCATGGCAATGCGTGTTAGAAATATACTGTCTTGACTGTTTACTACCATAGCTACTACAAGTCAGACAGCTGAAGATGTACTGTTGACGTCCTGACAGAGTTTTGTCTAGGCTTTGTCATCCTTATGATTATTAACTGACCTCTTTTGCTGCAGTAGATATCCAAATTCAAAGGATATCTGAGAAGATACACTGACAGCTGACAGAGGAGCTTCTGCACAAGGAGCAGAGTGAAATCACTCTAAGGAACACAAACATAGACTAACCATGCAATATATTCACAACAATTCACTACAAGTTATCATATGGGTTGCCAGTGGTAGGTGGGTCTCTGTGGTTGGCTCTAAGTAAAGAACTCTTCAGTAAATTAACCAAGTAAAAGCATGAGTTAGTATGGCTCAGACTTCCAAATAAACAAGTAAGTTTCAGACTGACGCAACTCTCCTACGAGGACAGATAGATAACCTGTGCAGTCATACTCACATGCTTTGCCACTCCCTAAACAGATTTGAATGTAACAAGTACCTGGGTATGTTGCATCCATAAAATCCCTTctacaagagaaaataaaatttgtctCTAACACTAAGCTAGGAAGAGTTGCTATTTTATAATTATGCATTAAAACTTTGGGCTAGAAAATCATATTTAGCCCATGGAAAGCGCTATACTAcacaacaaagcaaagaaattacaAAGTAATGCAGCAGCTCCCCGAGTACTTTTATGAGCAGATTTCCATCCCTTAAACATGAAGTTTGGTTTGTCCATGGTTCATCCACTATTCAGAAAAGCAGGCAGGACAAAGAAAGTAATCACTAGCATAGTAAATGATCTGTTAGAGCTTCCAAATACAGGCCTGAACCATACAGGCAGCTACAAGCTACAGCTTACCAAGTACAATTATGTTTGTAATAAACATATCACTGGGCTCCCTCTAAAGGAAGCCATGTTCAAAGTCACCATCCCCATTTTCGGATCCCCAGTGAGGCTAGACTTAATTGCTTGAAACGGAAATGGGGAAGGATGAGGAGTTCGAAgctgagaaaaagaacaaaactgataCTGAGAAAACAATATTCCTAGCACGTTAGATAATGTCGTACACAATAACACCATATTGCAGAATGAGGCAATTGCTCTTCTCTTTACCACTTCAATACAACTACACTTGGAACAACATATTTAATTCTGCCCGTCACATTCAGAACATTGCCAAGAGCTGGGAGAGAATTTGGAAAATTGCAAAAGTGTAATTAGGGAGCTGAATATAATGATTTTTACTGAAAGACTGAGCACTAAATACATGCAGCTGGGCAAAGTGATTATTAGGAGTAGACTGTAAGAGTACATATTAACAACTTGAAAACATGTGAAGGGTagggaagaaattatttataataatacaaaagaaagaaacttggAACAGTAAGATATAAACTGTAAGACTTACATGAAATTATGAAGGAATTCTGGTGTTGCATAGAGCAGTGTATGAAAAGTTACAGTCTGGAAGGCTAGATCCAAGCTTAGTGAGAGCAGAGGTCATGATGACTTTGATTTTAAACAAGAGTACACACAAATATGTACATAATTATGACTGCAGTTACTGCATGTAAGAGAAATACAGCATGGAATGACACAAATTTCCTCTAGCAGCTTTTCAATTTGgagcagcaaaaatgaaattatgaaaatttTGGAGAGCTTATACTGAGCAGTGATCTAAAACTGAGAATTGCAGGGAAATTAATCTGATctcaaaagtaaataaattaagaaatagaTTACAGAAATGTGTTGCAAAGTCCTGTGCCTTGTATGTAGCATTCCTGCAATTTTTTGCTAGTTGatgaaaataaggaattttCATCTGCTTGTTTCCATGACATGAGGAAAACTGTAACTACAATCTGACAATATGTAAATTGGGATACTTTTTGAGAATGAAAAGGTAGAATTGTTACAGTTTCTTCTTAAGACAGGTGCCAGCATTAATATCTTTTGCATCTTGTGCTACATTCTCACCAAAATCCATCGCTCTTTCTAAGATTACTTTCCTACATAAAGAGGCATAAGTACTGCTTTCCAGCCATACATGTTTTGGAGATTAGGAAAAGAAACTTTACAGAAATCTATAAAGATTGTCATCAAGGAAAGACAGGTCTACAGGGATGGCATGGAGTAGGCAGAAAGGAGAGTGGCAGGAGTACAAACCAGTGAAAGACATATAAATGCCATGTTTCTTACTTTTGTAATGACAGACAAACTGTTATTTCCTTTAGATCATTACTGGGAATATCATCCACACCACATGCACAGTGAGTTTGAGACCTTTGGAGATAACCActtcacagaactgcagagtGTACAGCctcctcagctgcagcagctctacAGGCACATGGAGATTGAACAAATGCATGTTTTGGATTCTGCAATCCCAACCACACATATTGGACTCAACCATCAGGTATGGTCACCAACCCCTTATGCAGTATTATGGTGATGGTTAAGGACAAGGAAGAGATTGCATCAGGGAATGCATAATTTTATATCAAAGAGATTGCTTATGAATTATATTGAGTTCTTACTGCACAAGTACTTGATATAAAACTCTTCATTCTCAAGACAAATGTGGTTTAAACATTAGTTTTATCTGGATGATGAGAAACCATGTTCCTCAAAAAGATCATTGCACTATGTGGAGGtttctgaaattcagattttttaaatttggaatGACAACTGGGCCTGAAAAGCTGTAATAGCAAATTTGTCCTTGACTCCTGGGCAGTATTCTGAACTCCTAAGTGTCaggaatgttttaaaaattccaAGTGACCCCTGCAAATTTATATGATGTTATTGGTGTTGGTGATGTTATACTGTGGCCAGCCTACTTGTGtttccacagaatcatagaatcatagagaggcttgggttggaagggacttcaagggTCAAGTTCCAAACCCCCCACCACAGGATGGCCGCTAAATCAGAAACAAGATCAGAttgcccggggccccatccaacctggccacaaacacctccaggggtggggtaTCCATAACctccctggacaacctgttccagcacctcaatgcTCTCTCAGTTAAAAACtttcctgatatctaatctaaatctccctttaGTTTAGAACActttccccttatcctatcactatctatccctgtaaaaagttgatttatCTCTTTTATAaattccctttaaatattggaaggccgcaataaggtctccctgcagccttctcttttccaggctgaacaatcccagttccttcagcctgtcttcacaggagagatgcttcAGCCCATGgatcttcatggccctcctctggaccctctccaaaagctccacatctttcctgcaCTGGAGGCCCCaaacttggacacagtactccagctggggcctTGTgtgggcagagtagaggggaacaatcacctctctgaccctgctggccacccatcttctgatggaacccaggataccattggccttccagACTGCAAGCATGCACTGCTGtctcatgttaagtttttcatcaacgAGGGCCCCTAGGTCCTTCTCAGCAAAGCTACTCTCAAAgaattcttctcccagtttgtttTTATCTGAAAGTAGCTAAATCATGAGCCAAAACACACTTTCTCACCTCTTGAAAAANNNNNNNNNNNNNNNNNNNNNNNNNNNNNNNNNNNNNNNNNNNNNNNNNNNNNNNNNNNNNNNNNNNNNNNNNNNNNNNNNNNNNNNNNNNNNNNNNNNNtttaatgaaacaaaactaaGTTTCAATTAATGTTTTGGCCTAAAGTTGAATTGAGAAATTGATAGACTAAAATATGCTAG
It encodes:
- the LOC100548288 gene encoding transcription factor PU.1-like; protein product: MLQACKMEGFPLIPPPSEDMVSYESDLYRQPHDYYQYLNSDGESHGDHYWEYHPHHMHSEFETFGDNHFTELQSVQPPQLQQLYRHMEIEQMHVLDSAIPTTHIGLNHQVWSPTPYAVLW